One genomic segment of Spirochaetae bacterium HGW-Spirochaetae-1 includes these proteins:
- a CDS encoding VanZ family protein yields the protein MHSGKFFRIIFWLANTGILVAALIPSPVPGTESINDKILHGVAFFVLSLLGSIAYKNSPVSLVLYLAVYGFLIELIQYFLPYRTFALSDLLADIIGIILFLLGKKVFYKSSFMNRSSE from the coding sequence ATGCATAGTGGTAAATTTTTCAGAATAATTTTCTGGCTTGCCAACACGGGTATACTGGTGGCCGCACTTATTCCCAGCCCGGTTCCCGGAACAGAATCGATAAACGACAAGATACTCCATGGCGTCGCATTTTTTGTTTTATCCCTTTTGGGCAGCATAGCCTATAAAAATTCTCCCGTCTCCCTGGTCCTGTACCTCGCGGTATATGGATTTCTGATAGAATTGATACAGTACTTCCTTCCTTACAGGACTTTTGCATTGTCAGATTTGCTGGCCGATATCATCGGAATAATCCTGTTTTTACTTGGTAAGAAAGTATTCTATAAATCGTCTTTTATGAATAGATCCAGTGAATAA
- a CDS encoding Nif3-like dinuclear metal center hexameric protein, protein MLPMKILEFINIINDIFPTALQEKYDNTGEQILFPQEDITGVFFSLDVDEITIKEALEKNCNLIISHHPLFFKPLSRIHSEEPRSSIIIQCISNRISLFAIHTNLDKIFHNKLAEKLGFVSRQILFPERKLDEGNDVGFGSVVELENNVSLQDLLRHIKATLNLEYLIYTGDITCSISRIAILNGAGGGSIEKILESHDIDCIITGDVNYHNAKYGQDHGISIVDAGHFGTEKILLEFLMRTIDECLTNIPQGKEFRLIKSVNERNPFKVYPDII, encoded by the coding sequence ATGCTGCCGATGAAAATACTGGAATTCATAAATATAATAAATGATATATTTCCCACGGCTCTCCAGGAGAAGTATGATAATACCGGTGAACAAATACTATTCCCTCAAGAAGACATCACCGGTGTATTTTTCTCACTTGACGTTGATGAGATTACGATCAAAGAAGCCCTGGAGAAAAACTGTAATTTGATAATATCCCATCACCCTTTGTTTTTTAAGCCTCTTTCGAGGATACATTCAGAAGAACCAAGGTCGTCAATTATCATTCAATGTATCAGTAATCGTATTAGTCTTTTCGCAATTCACACAAACCTTGATAAAATATTCCATAACAAGCTCGCAGAAAAACTGGGATTCGTGAGCAGACAGATCCTTTTCCCGGAAAGGAAGCTCGATGAGGGGAATGATGTTGGATTCGGATCAGTTGTAGAATTGGAAAATAATGTGTCTCTCCAGGATCTGCTGAGACACATAAAAGCAACACTAAACCTGGAATATCTGATTTACACCGGGGATATTACTTGCAGTATATCCAGAATAGCCATTTTAAACGGAGCTGGAGGCGGGAGTATCGAAAAGATACTGGAATCCCATGATATAGATTGCATCATTACCGGCGACGTTAATTATCATAACGCAAAGTATGGCCAGGATCATGGAATATCCATAGTGGATGCAGGACACTTCGGTACGGAAAAAATACTTCTGGAATTTTTAATGCGAACCATTGATGAATGCTTGACAAATATTCCACAGGGAAAAGAGTTCAGATTAATTAAATCAGTAAATGAAAGAAATCCCTTCAAAGTTTATCCGGATATTATATGA